The Halococcus sediminicola genome has a segment encoding these proteins:
- a CDS encoding DUF456 domain-containing protein: protein MVDIVVLVAIGLAVLGVVGSVVPLVPGTLTSLVGIYLYWWWSGYAEPGSVLLAALTILGMLALAADYFGGAVSARAGGASTVTTLLAALVGIVLFFVAGPLGIVLGVAGTVFVVEFYRHRDPERSLRAALYAAVGVLASTVVQLLVTVTMLVALVVVILL from the coding sequence ATGGTCGATATCGTCGTTCTCGTGGCGATCGGATTGGCCGTCCTCGGCGTCGTCGGTAGCGTCGTGCCGCTGGTGCCGGGGACGCTGACCTCGCTGGTCGGCATCTACCTCTACTGGTGGTGGAGTGGCTATGCGGAGCCGGGCTCGGTGTTGCTCGCCGCGCTCACGATATTGGGCATGCTCGCGCTCGCCGCCGACTATTTCGGCGGGGCGGTGTCGGCGCGCGCGGGCGGCGCGTCGACGGTTACGACGCTGCTCGCGGCGCTCGTCGGCATCGTCCTCTTCTTCGTCGCCGGCCCGCTCGGCATCGTCCTCGGCGTCGCCGGCACCGTGTTCGTCGTCGAGTTCTACCGCCATCGCGACCCCGAACGGAGCCTGCGGGCGGCGCTCTACGCTGCCGTCGGGGTGCTCGCCTCGACGGTCGTCCAACTGCTCGTGACGGTGACGATGCTCGTCGCGCTCGTGGTCGTCATTCTCCTCTGA
- a CDS encoding fluoride efflux transporter FluC: MSDHPLRTLEAVVLVAIGGFAGSNLRYFVARVLPGAGGTLLVNVAGSFALGFLLYEALYSNIVTERARLVLTTGFLSSLTTYSTFALQTALLDSPIWMLANVLVTYALGFSGVLAGRVLARRVDGGSR; encoded by the coding sequence ATGTCCGATCACCCACTCCGCACGCTCGAAGCAGTAGTATTAGTCGCCATCGGCGGGTTCGCGGGGTCGAACCTGCGCTATTTCGTCGCCAGAGTGCTTCCGGGCGCGGGCGGAACGCTCCTCGTGAACGTCGCCGGGAGCTTCGCGCTCGGATTCCTCCTCTACGAGGCGCTGTATTCGAACATCGTCACCGAACGAGCGCGACTGGTTCTCACGACCGGCTTCCTCTCCTCGCTGACGACCTACAGCACCTTTGCGCTCCAGACGGCGCTACTCGATTCACCGATCTGGATGCTGGCGAACGTACTCGTGACCTACGCGCTCGGCTTTTCGGGCGTGCTCGCCGGCCGCGTGCTCGCCCGGCGCGTCGATGGGGGGAGTCGATGA
- the crcB gene encoding fluoride efflux transporter CrcB, whose amino-acid sequence MTALDPAHLVGMGGALGALCRAYVSQRFEGEYPVGTLAVNIIGSFALGLVTFVGAGEEVILLVGTGACGSFTTFSSFSFETVRLIEEDDLTAAAANALANLLGALAAIGLAWLLTRAVG is encoded by the coding sequence ATGACCGCGCTCGACCCGGCCCACCTCGTCGGCATGGGCGGCGCGCTCGGCGCGCTCTGTCGGGCCTACGTGAGCCAGCGCTTTGAGGGTGAGTATCCCGTGGGAACGCTCGCGGTCAATATCATTGGAAGTTTCGCGCTCGGGCTGGTGACGTTCGTGGGTGCGGGCGAAGAGGTGATACTGCTCGTGGGGACCGGTGCCTGTGGCTCCTTCACGACCTTCTCGTCGTTCTCGTTCGAGACCGTACGATTGATCGAGGAGGACGATCTGACAGCGGCGGCCGCGAACGCGCTCGCCAATCTCCTCGGGGCGCTCGCGGCCATCGGTCTCGCGTGGCTTCTGACTCGTGCGGTCGGCTAA
- the tmcA gene encoding tRNA(Met) cytidine acetyltransferase TmcA translates to MIADLVAALRAEARRANERRALVLAGERAACYAGAREALDGAGIERGATTLVADDGERLDCERVTPKRADTLLGRTREAVVLDCHDDCRPNAIGRTVGAVDGGGLLVLLVPTLDEWPARRDDFDATLAVPPYDIESVTGNFRERLVATLRAHRGIAIVDVDSRTIECDGLTDPPPREQRMTPAPPDEHEFPRAAYEACLTADQTAAVRAFESLREQDTALVVEADRGRGKSSAAGLAAGALAAEGTRVLVTAPAYRSAGPAFERARELLDGLDALAGVDQDDAPQHLDTLGGGAVRFAEPAVAVEQTGWADVVVVDEAAALPVGRLAEFLDAPAVAFVTTVHGYEGAGRGFSVRFRDHLADSDFSVVEARLDDPIRYAAGDPIEVWAFRALALDARPPVAPLVAAATPETVAYAQLDPAELRADEHRLREAFGLLVAAHYRTEPNDLARLLDAPNVSVHALLHEGHVGSVALLAREGGLPEDLRREVYEGSRIKGHLLPDVLTSQLRDERAGVTMGQRVLRIATHPAARSRGLGSRLLDELRDGVDADWLGVGYGATPELVRFWHRNDFSTIYLATTRSERSGEHSALMLAPLSKAGKKLRDRHARRFVERVGGALSDPLADLAPDVVRAALAATDATANLDLSDHEWHVAASAAYGPSLAEIHPHVFRALALRHLTDPNSTLPARAERLLVMRVLQGRPTEDVADALGYHSTGVCMRALGDAYKPLVERYGNRAASEERVRYVEDTD, encoded by the coding sequence ATGATCGCCGACCTCGTGGCCGCGCTTCGCGCCGAGGCCCGACGGGCCAACGAGCGCCGCGCGCTGGTGCTCGCGGGCGAGCGCGCGGCGTGCTACGCCGGAGCGCGGGAGGCGCTCGACGGGGCCGGCATCGAGCGCGGAGCGACGACGCTCGTCGCCGACGACGGCGAACGACTCGACTGCGAGCGCGTCACGCCGAAACGCGCCGATACGCTTCTCGGCCGAACTCGGGAGGCGGTCGTGCTCGACTGTCACGACGACTGCCGCCCGAACGCAATCGGGCGCACGGTGGGAGCGGTCGATGGCGGCGGCCTGCTCGTGTTGCTCGTGCCGACACTCGACGAGTGGCCCGCTCGGCGCGACGATTTCGACGCGACGCTCGCCGTGCCTCCCTACGATATCGAATCAGTAACCGGCAACTTCCGCGAGCGGCTGGTCGCCACCCTTCGAGCACACCGAGGCATCGCCATCGTCGACGTCGATTCTCGAACTATCGAGTGCGACGGTCTGACCGACCCGCCACCGCGTGAGCAGCGGATGACTCCCGCTCCACCGGACGAACACGAATTTCCACGAGCAGCCTACGAGGCCTGTCTGACGGCCGACCAGACCGCAGCCGTCCGTGCTTTCGAGAGCCTTCGAGAACAGGACACCGCGCTCGTAGTCGAGGCCGACCGAGGACGGGGAAAATCGAGCGCCGCCGGGCTGGCCGCCGGGGCGCTGGCGGCCGAGGGAACGCGTGTGCTCGTGACCGCCCCCGCCTACCGCAGCGCCGGACCGGCCTTCGAGCGCGCGCGAGAGTTGCTCGACGGTCTCGACGCGCTCGCCGGCGTGGATCAGGACGACGCTCCACAGCACCTCGACACTCTGGGCGGTGGAGCGGTGCGCTTCGCCGAGCCGGCGGTCGCCGTCGAGCAGACCGGATGGGCGGACGTCGTTGTCGTCGACGAGGCCGCCGCGCTCCCCGTCGGCCGGCTCGCGGAATTTCTCGACGCGCCGGCGGTCGCGTTCGTCACGACCGTTCACGGCTACGAGGGAGCCGGCCGCGGGTTCTCAGTGCGCTTTCGCGACCACCTCGCCGACAGCGATTTCTCGGTGGTCGAAGCGCGCCTCGACGACCCCATCAGATACGCCGCTGGCGACCCGATCGAGGTATGGGCGTTCCGCGCGCTCGCGCTCGATGCGCGCCCGCCCGTCGCGCCGCTGGTCGCGGCTGCCACGCCCGAAACCGTCGCGTACGCACAGTTGGACCCTGCCGAGTTGCGCGCCGACGAACACCGCCTGCGCGAGGCGTTCGGGCTGCTCGTCGCCGCCCACTACCGGACGGAACCGAACGACCTCGCGCGCCTGCTCGACGCGCCGAACGTCTCGGTCCACGCGCTCCTGCACGAGGGCCACGTCGGCTCGGTCGCGCTACTCGCGCGCGAGGGTGGGCTTCCGGAGGACCTGCGCCGGGAGGTGTACGAGGGCAGTCGCATCAAGGGCCATCTCCTTCCGGACGTGCTCACGAGTCAGCTCCGCGACGAGCGGGCGGGAGTCACCATGGGCCAGCGCGTGCTCCGCATCGCTACCCACCCCGCCGCCCGCTCGCGCGGTCTCGGCTCGCGGCTCCTCGACGAGCTTCGCGACGGCGTCGACGCCGACTGGCTCGGCGTCGGCTACGGCGCGACGCCCGAACTCGTCCGCTTTTGGCATCGCAATGATTTTTCGACGATCTATCTCGCAACCACGCGCAGCGAGCGCAGCGGCGAGCACTCCGCGCTGATGCTCGCGCCGCTCTCAAAAGCAGGAAAGAAGCTCCGCGACCGCCACGCGCGCCGGTTCGTCGAGCGAGTGGGTGGAGCGCTGTCGGACCCGCTCGCCGACCTCGCGCCCGACGTGGTGCGGGCGGCGCTCGCCGCGACCGACGCCACCGCCAATCTCGATCTCTCCGACCACGAGTGGCACGTCGCCGCCAGCGCCGCCTACGGGCCGAGTCTCGCGGAGATTCATCCGCATGTGTTCCGCGCGCTCGCACTCCGCCACCTCACCGACCCGAACAGCACCCTCCCCGCCCGCGCCGAGCGCCTGCTCGTCATGCGCGTGTTGCAGGGCCGTCCCACCGAGGACGTGGCCGACGCACTCGGCTATCACTCGACGGGCGTGTGCATGCGCGCGCTCGGTGACGCATACAAACCGCTGGTCGAGCGCTACGGGAATAGAGCGGCCAGCGAGGAGCGCGTTCGGTACGTTGAGGACACGGATTAG
- the rpl7ae gene encoding 50S ribosomal protein L7Ae: MSVYVTYDVPADLEDDAIEALEVARDTGTVKKGTNETTKAVERGNAELVYIAEDVSPEEIVMHLPELADEKEIPFVFVETQDDVGHAAGLEVGSAAAAIVDAGDADEDVADITSTVEDLR; the protein is encoded by the coding sequence ATGTCAGTTTATGTCACCTATGACGTTCCGGCGGACTTAGAAGACGACGCCATCGAGGCGCTCGAAGTCGCCCGGGACACAGGCACCGTCAAGAAAGGCACCAACGAGACGACCAAGGCCGTCGAGCGCGGCAACGCCGAACTCGTCTACATCGCCGAGGACGTCAGTCCCGAAGAGATCGTGATGCATCTGCCCGAACTCGCCGACGAGAAGGAGATTCCCTTCGTGTTCGTCGAGACGCAGGACGACGTCGGCCACGCGGCGGGTCTCGAAGTCGGCTCGGCCGCCGCGGCCATCGTCGACGCCGGCGACGCCGACGAGGACGTGGCAGACATCACCAGCACCGTCGAGGACCTCCGCTAG
- a CDS encoding 30S ribosomal protein S28e: MSAEGTDSTPAEVIEVVGKTGMHGEAMQVNCRIQEGENRGRIITRNCLGPVREGDIIQLRETAREADSIGGR; encoded by the coding sequence ATGAGCGCAGAAGGAACTGACTCCACGCCCGCCGAGGTCATCGAGGTCGTCGGCAAGACCGGGATGCACGGCGAGGCGATGCAGGTCAACTGTCGGATTCAGGAGGGCGAGAACAGAGGACGGATCATCACGCGCAACTGCCTCGGGCCGGTCCGCGAGGGCGACATCATCCAACTCAGGGAGACCGCCCGCGAGGCCGACTCGATAGGGGGTCGTTGA
- a CDS encoding 50S ribosomal protein L24e — translation MVDSRSCDYCGSDIEPGTGTMFVRVDGQVIHYCSSKCENNADLGRASRDLEWTAEGQRIGASRAGTPDEAEQVAAEPPSEDETVADEMDTVEGESEAEAVAAAAGDAGSRSGEPAGATDERVDGDATADTDELDEVEGRSAGGSDPDIEEDQDTANVDESEAEANVGEETVRETDDEGEDDQ, via the coding sequence ATGGTCGACTCGCGGTCGTGTGACTACTGCGGATCGGACATCGAACCCGGCACGGGGACGATGTTCGTCCGCGTCGACGGGCAGGTCATCCACTACTGCTCGTCGAAATGCGAGAACAATGCCGATCTCGGCCGGGCCTCGCGCGACCTCGAATGGACCGCCGAGGGCCAGCGCATCGGGGCCAGCCGTGCGGGCACCCCCGACGAAGCCGAACAGGTCGCTGCCGAACCGCCGAGCGAGGACGAGACCGTCGCCGACGAGATGGACACCGTCGAGGGTGAAAGCGAGGCCGAGGCGGTCGCTGCAGCAGCCGGCGACGCCGGCTCACGCTCCGGCGAACCCGCCGGTGCGACTGACGAGCGGGTCGACGGCGACGCCACGGCCGACACCGACGAACTCGACGAGGTCGAGGGTCGGAGCGCCGGTGGCTCGGACCCCGACATCGAGGAGGACCAGGACACGGCGAACGTCGACGAGAGCGAGGCCGAGGCGAACGTCGGCGAGGAGACAGTCCGCGAGACCGACGACGAAGGCGAGGACGACCAGTGA
- the ndk gene encoding nucleoside-diphosphate kinase, producing MSNDERTFVMAKPDAVQRGLIGEIVSRLESKGLKMIAGKFMHIDEELAHDHYGEHEGKPFFDGLVEFITSGPVFAMVWEGDDATRQVRRLMGATDARDAQPGTIRGDLGNDLGHNLIHGSDHEDEGANEREIDLFFDDEELLDWDRDASSWVYE from the coding sequence GTGAGTAACGACGAGCGAACCTTCGTGATGGCCAAACCCGATGCCGTCCAGCGGGGGCTGATCGGCGAGATCGTCTCCCGACTCGAAAGCAAGGGGCTGAAGATGATCGCCGGGAAGTTCATGCACATCGACGAGGAACTCGCCCACGACCACTACGGCGAACACGAGGGCAAACCGTTCTTCGACGGACTCGTGGAGTTCATTACGTCCGGACCCGTCTTCGCGATGGTCTGGGAGGGCGACGACGCCACCCGGCAGGTCCGCCGACTGATGGGCGCGACCGACGCGCGCGACGCCCAACCGGGCACGATCCGGGGCGACCTCGGCAACGACCTCGGACACAACCTGATCCACGGCTCCGACCACGAGGACGAGGGCGCGAACGAGCGCGAGATCGATCTCTTCTTCGACGACGAGGAACTCCTCGACTGGGATCGCGACGCCTCGTCCTGGGTCTACGAATAA
- a CDS encoding MFS transporter — translation MKGLLSTRLGTERSPTVLVIFASTLVSVMGVSLISPALPTIQAAWDVSAGQASLLISAFTFPGIVLTPFVGLVSDRIGRKRVLVPSLFLFGVSGFAVVFVGDFTTVLALRVVQGTAGSAIMSLTVTLLGDIFAGEQRSRFIGLNAAILAIGAAGYPLIGGGLALISWTVPFVCFALAVVVAVAGSAILPDPEGESGSSGLSYFVEAARAVPTRTALALYTAIFGIFIILYGAQLTVVPFVLNESYGLSSGAIGLLLGLPAVAMGMTSSQSSRLLGYLSPLRLIALGFLTYGVGLSVAALTDSVLVLAGALFLFGFGQGFAEPITDTALNALTPDAFRGGIMSIRTSILQLGTTVGPPLFVAVASLVGYSETLLIAGVAAFAIGVASIGFLTLFGGERATNV, via the coding sequence ATGAAAGGACTGCTATCGACGCGGCTCGGAACCGAACGGTCGCCGACGGTGCTCGTCATCTTCGCGAGCACGCTCGTGAGCGTGATGGGCGTCTCGCTCATCAGCCCGGCGCTACCGACGATTCAGGCGGCGTGGGACGTCTCGGCCGGTCAGGCGAGCCTGCTCATCTCGGCGTTCACCTTCCCCGGCATCGTCCTCACACCCTTCGTGGGACTCGTCTCCGACCGCATCGGACGCAAGCGCGTGCTCGTCCCCTCGCTGTTCCTGTTCGGCGTCAGCGGCTTTGCGGTCGTCTTCGTCGGCGACTTCACGACCGTTCTCGCCCTCCGAGTCGTACAGGGCACCGCCGGTAGCGCCATCATGAGCCTCACCGTCACCCTGCTGGGCGACATCTTCGCCGGCGAGCAACGCAGTCGGTTCATCGGGCTGAACGCCGCCATCCTCGCCATCGGTGCGGCCGGCTACCCTCTGATCGGTGGGGGACTCGCACTCATCTCGTGGACCGTCCCGTTCGTCTGCTTCGCGCTCGCGGTCGTCGTCGCGGTCGCCGGTTCGGCGATCCTACCCGACCCCGAGGGCGAATCGGGGTCGTCCGGTCTCTCCTACTTCGTCGAGGCGGCGCGGGCGGTGCCAACACGAACGGCGCTCGCGCTCTATACGGCGATCTTCGGCATCTTCATCATCCTCTACGGCGCACAGCTCACGGTCGTCCCGTTCGTCCTCAACGAATCATATGGGCTCTCCTCGGGCGCTATCGGACTTCTCCTCGGACTGCCGGCGGTGGCGATGGGGATGACCTCCTCGCAGTCCTCGCGCCTGCTCGGCTATCTCTCGCCGTTACGGCTCATCGCGCTCGGCTTCCTCACGTATGGGGTGGGCCTCAGCGTCGCCGCACTCACCGACTCGGTGCTCGTGCTCGCCGGCGCGCTCTTCCTGTTCGGCTTCGGCCAGGGCTTCGCCGAACCCATCACCGACACGGCGCTGAACGCGCTCACGCCGGACGCCTTTCGCGGGGGTATCATGAGCATCCGGACGAGCATCCTCCAACTCGGCACGACCGTCGGTCCGCCGCTGTTCGTCGCCGTCGCCTCGCTGGTCGGTTACAGCGAGACACTCCTGATTGCGGGCGTGGCCGCCTTCGCCATCGGCGTCGCCAGCATCGGCTTCCTCACACTGTTCGGCGGCGAGCGGGCCACGAACGTCTGA
- the paaK gene encoding phenylacetate--CoA ligase PaaK: protein MTVQITPELSREELAERQDERLVETVERAYENVPFYRERLDDRGVSPADIGGIDDIDQLPTTTKDAFREEYPDGLFAVDDEEVTRIHASSGTTGKPKVVGYTADDIERWAAVVARSLAAAGVEPGDTVQNAYGYGLFTGGLGFHYGIERLGATVVPMGGGNTARQLTMLQDMGSDALSCTPSYCLYLAECAEQQGLDPRDLPLSTVIIGAEPFTDPMREEIEAALDVTAIDIYGLSEIIGPGVAMECAEAQDGLHVWEDHFYPEIIDPDTGETLPPGETGELVLTTLTKEAQPILRYRTGDITHLYEEECDCGRTERRMGNITGRTDDLLIVRGVNVYASQIEETMLDIDEVAPHYRLDLRREDTLDTMEITVEPHEQSGTAPEELRAAIDERLNDELDVSPDSIEVVDPGTIDRTEVGKVKRVFDHR from the coding sequence ATGACGGTCCAGATCACCCCGGAGTTGAGTCGCGAGGAACTCGCCGAGCGACAGGACGAACGGCTCGTCGAGACGGTCGAACGCGCCTACGAGAACGTTCCCTTCTATCGGGAGCGGCTCGACGACCGCGGCGTCTCGCCCGCCGACATCGGCGGTATCGACGACATCGACCAGCTGCCGACGACGACCAAAGACGCCTTCCGCGAGGAGTATCCTGACGGGTTGTTCGCGGTCGACGACGAGGAGGTCACCCGAATTCACGCCTCCTCGGGAACGACGGGAAAGCCGAAGGTTGTCGGCTACACCGCCGACGACATCGAGCGCTGGGCGGCGGTCGTGGCGCGCTCGCTTGCGGCCGCCGGGGTCGAACCGGGCGACACGGTGCAAAACGCCTACGGCTACGGACTCTTTACTGGTGGTCTCGGATTCCACTACGGCATCGAACGGCTCGGCGCGACGGTCGTGCCGATGGGCGGCGGGAACACGGCCCGTCAGCTCACCATGTTACAGGACATGGGGAGCGACGCACTCTCGTGTACGCCCTCGTACTGCCTCTATCTCGCCGAATGTGCCGAACAGCAGGGTCTCGATCCGCGCGACCTTCCGCTCTCGACCGTGATCATCGGCGCGGAGCCGTTCACTGACCCGATGCGCGAGGAGATCGAGGCGGCACTCGACGTGACCGCCATCGACATCTACGGGCTCTCCGAGATCATTGGGCCGGGCGTGGCGATGGAGTGCGCCGAGGCACAGGACGGCCTGCACGTCTGGGAGGACCACTTCTATCCGGAGATCATCGATCCCGACACCGGCGAGACTCTCCCACCCGGCGAGACGGGCGAACTGGTGTTGACGACGCTCACCAAAGAAGCGCAGCCGATACTCCGCTACCGAACGGGCGACATCACCCATCTCTACGAAGAAGAGTGTGACTGTGGACGGACCGAGCGACGGATGGGCAATATTACCGGACGGACCGACGATCTGCTCATCGTTCGCGGCGTCAACGTCTATGCGAGCCAGATCGAGGAGACCATGCTCGACATCGACGAGGTGGCTCCCCACTACCGCCTCGACCTGCGCCGCGAGGACACTCTCGACACGATGGAAATCACCGTCGAACCGCACGAACAGTCCGGGACCGCTCCCGAAGAGCTTCGTGCGGCGATCGACGAGCGACTCAACGACGAATTGGACGTCTCGCCCGACAGCATCGAGGTGGTCGACCCCGGTACCATCGACCGCACCGAGGTCGGGAAGGTCAAGCGCGTGTTCGACCACCGATAG
- a CDS encoding helix-turn-helix domain-containing protein, giving the protein MIDECLVVEFRVRDDDCPLADSTRTAGVEIDAQPPQLRADGYTLLSFTAPESERFAAALDGDERIRYLHLTRVDGRQNGRCLSKQPCVVHDLVSAGLIVESLRYRDGSATVTGAVVGHEVLRGVLNTAGETVGVTLERAYPLQTEDEEAIAQRWNVTPRQEEALRAAVARGYFTVPREATAAEVAADLEISKSAFIERLHRGQHALFSQLFA; this is encoded by the coding sequence GTGATAGACGAGTGTCTCGTCGTCGAGTTCCGCGTGCGCGACGACGACTGTCCGCTGGCCGACTCCACGCGGACGGCAGGCGTCGAAATCGACGCCCAGCCGCCACAGCTACGCGCCGACGGATATACCCTATTGAGCTTCACCGCACCCGAATCCGAGCGCTTCGCCGCGGCGCTCGACGGCGACGAGCGCATCCGCTATCTCCACCTCACGCGCGTCGACGGCCGACAGAACGGGCGCTGTCTCTCGAAACAGCCCTGTGTGGTCCACGACCTCGTGAGCGCGGGTCTCATCGTCGAGTCGCTGCGCTATCGCGATGGCAGCGCGACCGTCACCGGCGCGGTCGTCGGCCACGAGGTCCTTAGAGGTGTGTTGAACACCGCCGGTGAGACCGTCGGCGTCACGCTCGAACGCGCCTATCCGCTTCAGACAGAGGATGAAGAAGCCATCGCCCAGCGCTGGAACGTGACGCCCCGACAGGAGGAGGCGCTCAGGGCGGCCGTCGCCCGTGGCTACTTCACCGTCCCGCGGGAAGCGACCGCCGCCGAGGTCGCCGCCGACCTCGAAATCAGCAAATCGGCGTTCATCGAGCGCCTTCATCGGGGTCAGCACGCGCTCTTCTCGCAACTGTTCGCCTGA
- the paaA gene encoding 1,2-phenylacetyl-CoA epoxidase subunit PaaA, which yields MDLETVKERAGPRQFSPDDDMPREYREAATRMIQFHANSEIMGAYLERPFIREAPSLDRKLAYSAKTQDELGHGQLLYRAAESLGIKTRDQMLDELANGEGKFLNCFHYPMESWVETPMVAFFVDGAAMRRQATLKRTSWEPYAHAMDKVVFEEGFHIKHGESILKELATGSKKEQELVQDAFETWWPRIIQFFGPTDDKSTHHGFAAEVGLKQMTNDELRESFLNQYIPKAEKYGLEIPDTPTIEQDADGNYQVDEDELDWGEFFQIAKNDYEPGVGQIDSRKRAHDAVEWVRETLDEYEATTSGRAPQAAD from the coding sequence ATGGACCTCGAAACAGTCAAAGAGCGCGCCGGGCCGCGCCAGTTCAGCCCGGACGACGACATGCCCAGAGAGTACCGCGAGGCGGCGACGCGGATGATCCAGTTCCACGCGAACTCGGAGATCATGGGTGCGTACCTCGAACGCCCGTTCATCCGCGAGGCCCCGAGTCTAGATAGGAAATTAGCCTACTCGGCGAAGACGCAGGACGAACTCGGCCACGGCCAGTTGCTCTACCGGGCGGCCGAATCGCTCGGCATCAAGACACGCGACCAGATGCTCGACGAACTCGCCAATGGCGAGGGCAAGTTCCTGAATTGTTTCCACTACCCGATGGAGTCGTGGGTCGAGACGCCGATGGTCGCCTTCTTCGTCGACGGCGCGGCGATGCGCCGGCAGGCAACCCTCAAACGGACGAGCTGGGAGCCGTACGCCCACGCGATGGACAAAGTCGTCTTCGAAGAGGGGTTCCACATCAAACACGGCGAGTCCATCCTGAAGGAGCTCGCCACCGGGTCGAAGAAAGAACAGGAACTGGTGCAGGACGCCTTCGAGACGTGGTGGCCGCGCATCATCCAGTTCTTCGGGCCGACCGACGACAAATCTACCCACCACGGCTTCGCCGCCGAGGTCGGACTGAAACAGATGACCAACGACGAACTCCGGGAGTCGTTCCTCAACCAGTACATCCCGAAAGCCGAGAAATACGGGCTGGAGATTCCCGACACCCCGACCATCGAGCAGGACGCGGACGGGAACTATCAGGTCGACGAGGACGAACTCGACTGGGGGGAGTTCTTCCAGATCGCCAAAAACGACTACGAACCCGGTGTCGGCCAGATCGACTCGCGCAAGCGCGCCCACGACGCGGTCGAGTGGGTCCGCGAGACGCTCGACGAATACGAAGCCACGACGAGCGGCCGCGCGCCGCAGGCGGCCGACTGA
- the paaB gene encoding 1,2-phenylacetyl-CoA epoxidase subunit PaaB: MIWEVFRQEGAGKYHTHCGNVHAPDREMALMFAQIQHGRRKPTHSIWVVPKDEIGEVNEDGAKFGGTTNKGYRWATQYNITAAAEEVADSESEQAEAEKERGRR, translated from the coding sequence ATGATCTGGGAAGTCTTCCGCCAGGAGGGAGCCGGCAAGTATCACACCCACTGCGGAAACGTCCACGCGCCCGACCGCGAGATGGCGCTCATGTTCGCCCAGATTCAACACGGCCGGCGCAAGCCAACCCACAGCATCTGGGTCGTCCCGAAAGACGAGATCGGCGAAGTGAACGAAGACGGCGCGAAATTCGGCGGCACCACGAACAAGGGCTACCGCTGGGCGACCCAGTACAACATCACGGCCGCTGCCGAGGAGGTCGCCGACTCCGAGAGCGAACAGGCCGAAGCCGAGAAGGAACGGGGGCGGCGCTGA
- the paaC gene encoding 1,2-phenylacetyl-CoA epoxidase subunit PaaC — protein sequence MAASESLSGPNELGEREREAVEALLYRLADDEFVLADRYTDWQVRAPTVESDIAIANIAQDELGHARLWYDLLEDFGYSEPDLIWERDPETFRHSTLCELPFAEGDWADAIVRSYFYDEAEHLRLRALEDSSYPRIRDRVGKVLGEEDYHREHAENWLRRLVGGDEGRERVQEAVDELFPYALTLFEETEEDAAIDDLGIRTRSLADMRAEWVETVTGTLTDVGIDARAPETDEDGQVVADELPDHVGRDGDHTDHWASLYDDITNTYDELGRDHAARLMEDPDDE from the coding sequence ATGGCCGCCAGCGAGAGCCTCTCGGGCCCGAACGAACTCGGAGAGCGCGAGCGAGAAGCCGTCGAGGCGCTGCTCTACCGGCTGGCCGACGACGAGTTCGTGCTCGCCGACCGCTACACCGACTGGCAGGTGCGCGCGCCGACCGTCGAATCGGACATCGCGATCGCCAACATCGCACAGGACGAACTCGGTCACGCGCGGCTCTGGTACGACCTGCTGGAGGACTTCGGGTATTCCGAACCCGACCTGATCTGGGAACGGGACCCCGAAACCTTCCGGCACAGCACGCTCTGTGAACTGCCCTTTGCGGAAGGCGATTGGGCCGACGCGATCGTACGGAGTTACTTCTACGACGAGGCCGAACATCTCCGATTGCGGGCGCTCGAAGACTCCTCGTACCCGCGCATCCGCGACCGCGTCGGCAAGGTCCTGGGCGAGGAGGATTATCACCGCGAGCACGCCGAGAACTGGCTGCGCCGACTCGTGGGCGGCGACGAAGGGAGAGAGCGCGTGCAGGAGGCCGTCGACGAACTCTTCCCCTACGCGCTGACGCTGTTCGAGGAAACGGAAGAGGACGCGGCCATCGACGACCTCGGAATCCGCACCCGCTCGCTTGCCGACATGCGCGCCGAGTGGGTCGAAACCGTCACCGGGACGCTGACCGACGTCGGCATCGATGCCCGCGCGCCCGAGACCGACGAAGACGGGCAGGTAGTAGCCGACGAACTGCCAGACCACGTCGGGCGAGACGGCGACCACACCGACCACTGGGCGAGCCTCTACGACGACATCACGAACACCTACGACGAACTCGGCCGGGATCACGCCGCCCGGCTGATGGAGGATCCCGACGATGAGTAG